The sequence AGTCCACGCGGAAGTCCACGCTCGCCGAGGCCTGGAAGCCGTCGACGCGCGAGAGCACCGACGGCGGGTATGCATCCATCAACCCCACGCACAGCGGCGCGTCCATGACGAGACGCTCACGGGGGCGAATCCAGCCACCCGTCTCCGCCACCGGGCCTCCCGAGTACGGCGCTCCGCCAACGCAGAAGCGGTACTCGAAGAACTGGCAGAAGGTGGGCATGGGCACGTCGTCGGGTACTACCGGCACGTCGTGCGGCGGAGGCACTTCGGGACGCGGCACCTCGAAGTACTCGAGGGTGCCACCACGCGAGGCGCCGAAGGTGGCGCTGGCCACGCACACCACGCCGGCGGCGTTCTCCACCCGCGCGGTGACGTGCGAGACGAGCTTGCCGGCGCGCTCGATGCGCGTCTGGATTTCCGCCCCGCCCTCCACCGCGGGCGCGCAGAAGTGCGCGGTGAACGAGCGCACCGGCCTGTTCACGGTACCGCCGAGGGCGTGCTCCATCGCTCGCAGCGTTGCTCCCGCGACCACGCCTCCGAAGGCGCCGCGTCCCTGGTACCAGGGCGCGGTGAAGTGGATGCGGTAACGGCCGGGCGAGAGCGGTTCGGGCGTGGTGGCGGCGAGGAAGGCAGCGGTCATGGCGCACCGCACGGTATCAAGCACCGGGTGACAGGGCCCCTGTATCGTCCACGTCCACAGCAGGGCGAGCCCAGAAGGCATGACGAGGCCCTTGCTCGTCCGGGCCCCGTATCCCCGGACACCTCAGGCGGAGAGGTGCCAGTCCACCGTCGGGCGCCCCCGGGCCTCGAGCGCCTCGTTCACCTTGGAGAAGGGCTTGCTGCCGAAGAAGCCATTGCTCGCGGACAGCGGCGAGGGGTGCGTGCCCTCCATCACCACGTGCCGCTTCGCATCGATGAGCTTCTTCTTCTTCTGCGCGTACTTGCCCCACAGCAGGAACACCACCGGCTCCTGCTTCGCACTCACCGCGCGAATCACTGCGTCCGTGAAGTCCTCCCACCCGTGGCCCGCGTGGCTGTTGGGCTCGGCCTGCCGCACCGTCAACACCGCGTTGAGCAGCAGCACGCCCTGCTTCGCCCACGGAATCAGCGAGCCACTCTTCGGGCGCGGCACCTTCAAGTCGCTCTCCAGCTCCTTGAACATGTTCACCAGCGAGGGCGGCGGCGGTACTCCGGGCTGCACGGAGAAGGCCAGCCCGTGCGCCTGGCCCGGCCCGTGGTACGGGTCCTGTCCCAGGAGCAGCACCTTCACGTCCGCGTACGGCGTCAGCCTGAACGCGGAGAAGAGGTCCTCCTCCGACGGGAAGACGGTGGCCGACTTCCGCTCCTCCGCGACAAAGCGCTCCAGTTCCAGGAATGACGGCGACGAAATCGCCGTGCGCAGCTCGTGCTTCCAGTCCTCGGGCAACCTGTCCGCGAGCATGGGCTCCCTCTCTCCCCATCCAGGGGTGAGGGCATTGAATCACCTACCCGAGGCGTAGGCCCAGCTTCTTTCACCGGGCCGTTTCCCCT comes from Pyxidicoccus parkwaysis and encodes:
- a CDS encoding acyl-CoA thioesterase, encoding MTAAFLAATTPEPLSPGRYRIHFTAPWYQGRGAFGGVVAGATLRAMEHALGGTVNRPVRSFTAHFCAPAVEGGAEIQTRIERAGKLVSHVTARVENAAGVVCVASATFGASRGGTLEYFEVPRPEVPPPHDVPVVPDDVPMPTFCQFFEYRFCVGGAPYSGGPVAETGGWIRPRERLVMDAPLCVGLMDAYPPSVLSRVDGFQASASVDFRVDFFHALPRPGLDKDAHFLRTGRSLQAAGGYAEDFQQLWTEDGVLLAQCRQLFALLSSDK
- the ung gene encoding uracil-DNA glycosylase; translation: MLADRLPEDWKHELRTAISSPSFLELERFVAEERKSATVFPSEEDLFSAFRLTPYADVKVLLLGQDPYHGPGQAHGLAFSVQPGVPPPPSLVNMFKELESDLKVPRPKSGSLIPWAKQGVLLLNAVLTVRQAEPNSHAGHGWEDFTDAVIRAVSAKQEPVVFLLWGKYAQKKKKLIDAKRHVVMEGTHPSPLSASNGFFGSKPFSKVNEALEARGRPTVDWHLSA